The following proteins are encoded in a genomic region of Necator americanus strain Aroian chromosome II, whole genome shotgun sequence:
- a CDS encoding hypothetical protein (NECATOR_CHRII.G7399.T1) has translation MFRAAHSVRSLSTTVISKQDLVQQAFVKKIREYAQKGGDLSSSDPAAKKALSDELNRLAAKFQLANADVVGKLPTDFDPPKVDSSVQQLLEGNSLAKMIEDVQKQKADYVAAQKAKKAAEAARLAALKQ, from the exons ATGTTTCGCGCTGCCCATTCTGTGCGGTCACTTTCCACAACCGTGATCAGTAAGCAGGATCTTGTCCAGCAAGCTTTCGTCAAGAAGATCCGAGAGTATGCCCAGAAGGGTGGAGATCTTTCAAGCTCAGATCCAGCTGCGAAGAAGGCTCTCAGC GATGAGCTCAATCGACTAGCCGCAAAATTTCAGCTGGCTAATGCTGATGTTGTCGGAAAACTGCCTACTGATTTCGACCCCCCTAAG GTTGATTCGTCTGTCCAACAACTTCTGGAAGGCAATTCGTTGGCAAAAATGATTGAAGATGTGCAAAAGCAAAAGGCAGATTACGTGGCTGcacaaaaagcgaaaaaagccGCCGAAGCCGCTCGCCTCGCCGCCCTTAAACAGTAG
- a CDS encoding hypothetical protein (NECATOR_CHRII.G7400.T1), translated as MGAGPLVAELVAVFVLTALLLNKYADWRRHHFIVTLSTFVGWYFSFVIIFVLPLDVAITFYNRCEVEQARLVNSTLGEPAYCEKPGGYIADTVLLCLWRIVYWSAQVLTWLVLPFMQSYVNAGDFTAYGRVKAALFNNAIYYGLYLLVFALLLVYAIIKGVVINTEHLKVILVSASNTWGLFLLVVLLGYGFVELPRSLWHMGSRDYRLNKTYFNIDKMSVDKSEAEDGLKETYREARAVLNILKNEHGSREKAQIIMSKFPDEVIDELFPARNAMEFSSLSAADLHSVNSEKFLIRLHKRVISAVQYHHRTKAQWSSLMEQALFLEDISQAELSGRLETKSCLYAPERVRYFWLVIAQRPLCMVLSIFLTCMTVLILISECTFFIVNPTLTPAGIIVDYAAKRFHYKYTQIVAMTIICYLCSCAYFTVFRLKIYQYYHLDPNRHTDGNSLLFSAILLCRLTPPICLNFLGMIHLDSHITMVKDFGVETQFTKLMGHLDVIPILAKGINIYLPICILIFCAITYYKLGTYLLHNLGFDQFIASDEFTQDMVSAGRALVQLERSSYNRHKERRRRDEEWSGRLGALRSNRRHVPEDEQPIISAEEGNAEHDSWVLPPPVDRGSSPRKPHPSPSNIFDDM; from the exons ATGGGCGCCGGTCCGCTCGTCGCTGAGCTCGTTGCAGTGTTTGTGTTGACGGCATTGCTTCTGAACAAG TATGCTGATTGGCGGCGCCACCACTTTATTGTGACACTGTCGACATTTGTTGGCTggtatttttcatttgtgaTAATTTTCGTGCTCCCGCTCGATGTCGCAATT ACATTCTATAATAGATGTGAGGTAGAACAAGCTCGTCTAGTAAATTCCACATTAGGAGAGCCCGCATACTGTGAGAAACCTGGCGGCTACATTGCTGACACTGTTTTATTGTGCCTGTGGAGGATTGTTTACTGGAGTGCACAAGTGCTCACCTG GCTCGTACTTCCTTTTATGCAAAGCTATGTCAATGCAGGAGATTTCACTGCATATGGGAGAGTGAAAGCGGCTCTTTTCAACAACGCTATATATTACGGACTGTATTTGCTCGTTTTCGCTTTGTTGCTTGTGTATGCCATCATCAAAGGTGTTGTCATCAACAC aGAACATCTCAAGGTTATTCTTGTTTCTGCTTCTAATACATGGGGATTGTTTCTGCTTGTCGTATTGCTTGGCTATGGATTTGTTGAACTTCCGCGAAGTTTATGGCACATGGGAAGTAGAG ATTATCGCCTCAATAAGACCTACTTTAATATCGACAAGATGTCTGTTGACAAAAGCGAGGCCGAGGATGGGCTAAAGGAAACATACAG AGAGGCTCGGGCGGTCCTCAACATCCTAAAAAACGAACATGGATCGAGAGAGAAGGCTCAAATAATCATGTCCAAATTCCCTGATGAG GTGATCGATGAATTGTTTCCTGCTCGAAATGCGATGGAGTTCAGCAGTCTAAGTGCTGCTGATTTGCACAGTGTCAACTCAGAAAAATTCCtg ATTCGACTGCATAAACGAGTTATTTCGGCCGTTCAATATCACCATCGGACGAAAGCACAGTGGAG TTCTCTTATGGAACAAGCTCTTTTTCTTGAGGACATTTCTCAGGCGGAGCTCTCCGGTCGACTTGAAACGAAGTCATGTTTATACGCTCCAGAAAGAGTTCGATATTTCTGGCTCGTCATTGCCCAGAGACCTTTATGCATG gtACTATCCATCTTTTTGACTTGCATGACCGTTTTAATCTTGATCAGTGAGTGCACTTTCTTCATAGTAAATCCAACGCTTACACCTGCTGGAATAATCGTGGACTACGCGGCAAAAAGATTCCACTACAAATATACTCAG ATTGTTGCGATGACCATTATTTGCTATCTATGTTCGTGCGCATACTTCACTGTCTTCCGACTCAAAATCTATCAGTACTATCATCTAGACCCAAATCGACACACTGATGGAAACAGCTTACTTTTCAGTGCTAT TTTGCTTTGTCGTTTGACTCCTCCGATTTGCCTCAATTTCCTTGGAATGATTCATTTGGACTCTCATATAACCATGGTAAAGGACTTCGGGGTAGAAACTCAGTTTACGAAG CTTATGGGACATCTGGACGTGATTCCAATCTTGGCGAAGGGAATCAACATATACCTACCTATATGTATTTTGATCTTCTGTGCAATCACGTACTACAA GCTTGGGACGTATCTCCTACACAATCTAGGCTTTGACCAATTCATAGCCTCAGACGAGTTCACGCAAGACATGGTTTCTGCTGGTCGTGCATTGGTACAGCTAGAACGCAGCTCTTATAATAGGCATAAGGAGCGTCGGCGTCGGGATGAAGAGTGGTCTGGTCGTCTAG GAGCACTACGTTCCAACCGGAGGCATGTCCCTGAGGACGAGCAGCCAATTATTTCCGCAGAGGAAGGGAATGCAGAACACGATTCGTGGGTTCTTCCTCCGCCAGTTGATCGCGGCAGTAGTCCGAGGAAGCCTCATCCTTCACCAAGCAACATTTTTGATGACATGTGA